A genomic region of Chiroxiphia lanceolata isolate bChiLan1 chromosome 33, bChiLan1.pri, whole genome shotgun sequence contains the following coding sequences:
- the LOC116779936 gene encoding ankyrin repeat domain-containing protein 26-like isoform X1: MPWLLSKKRRQSPSSSPSGQPWAATSSSSASQLREQGLGRLHRAAARGDLGWLRRWRWYVKVVGIDRPDQEMRTPLHLASANGHADVVRYLLRKNSQPNLADSFKRTPLMKAVQQEQEECVAVLLEHGADPNLADADGNTALHLAVLSKNTAVAGLLLEHHAKSDAQNQWGFTPFQLAALQQHEEILECLVNKAADRPAQGQGERSALVVPGSHEAHLEEDNLRLQEELDRADVELQEEEEKHLQSEHCVPDLKTVLDDKEREAITSSQKLQDLLLASCETNPTVNQLEEDAQHFASENSRLEATVQQPSNGVEALPRALQASASGGELSQQLDTEPRTGMQLEAPNQALPEELSTLLGKCEQLEKSKCQLQEEVTKLHHHLETLVLDGSQREQCKREVAERADQERSPKLQDVSLVLQAQAAHQAPLGQTRDSHCDSMRIRLEERIRNLESELERVKKTQKESASRKETTQGEMERYKELYVEEVKTRRCLAKKLERLEKLLRIERRKLWVNEEKESQSQLEEMKKRYSEKVKEVDGFQREVAELSQQLDREREQCTQLEAKNQALQEELSTLRGKCENLAMDKCQLQEELAKLQHHLETNVVDRSQLEQCKREVEEQADQEIRQKLQEVNEFLQAQAAYQDTLEEIRTSHVDSLKNQLEDRIRDLERALGRRKSNQPERPFQKESTQAEVDKYKELYLVEAKTRKSLTKKLERANERLAEANTKLFLERHRSKSAVPSSAVSGHLAASPLLDSPGLGHLGISLGLSRSLGLRTAPRHLW, translated from the exons ATGCCGTGGCTTCTGAGCAAGAAGCGACGGCAGTcgccctccagcagccccagtgggcagccctgggctgccaccagctccagcagtgcctccCAGCTCCGGGAGCAGGGGTTGGGCAGGCTGCACCGCGCGGCCGCCCGCGGCGACCTGGGCTGGCTGAGGCGCTGGCGCTGGTACGTCAAGGTAGTCGGCATCGACAGGCCAGACCAGGAGATGCG gaCACCTCTGCATCTGGCTTCAGCCAATGGCCATGCAGATGTCGTGAGATATCTGCTAAGAAAGAACAGCCAGCCCAACCTCGCTGACAGCTTCAAGAGAACACCACTGATGAAG GCagtccagcaggagcaggaggaatgtGTTGCTGTTCTGCTGGAACACGGTGCCGACCCCAATCTGGCAGACGCTGACGGCAACACTGCCCTTCACCTGGCTGTCCTGTCTAAAAACACAGCTGTAGCAGGGCTGTTACTGGAGCATCATGCCAAGAGTGATGCTCAGAACCAG tGGGGATTTACCCCCTTCCAACTTGCAGCCTTGCAACAGCATGAGGAGATTCTGGAGTGCCTTGTGAACAAAGCAGCTGACAGGCCTGCTCAAGGCCAGGGGGAAAG GAGTGCTCTTGTGGTTCCTGGAAGCCATGAGGCTCACCTGGAGGAAGATAATCTGCGcttgcaggaggagctggacaGGGCTGACGTGGAG ctgcaggaggaggaagaaaagcatcttCAGTCTGAGCATTGTGTTCCTGACTTGAAGACTGTCTTGGATGACAAGGAAAGAGAGGCAATAACTTCCTCCCAGAAACTTCAGGACCTCCTGTTGGCATCTTGTGAGACCAATCCGACTGTAAACCAACTGGAAGAAGATGCACAACA CTTTGCAAGTGAGAACAGCAGATTGGAAGCCACTGTCCAGCAGCCAAGCAATGGCGTTGAAGCCCTTCCGAGAGCCCTGCAAGCCTCTGCCTCA GGTGGTGaactttcccagcagctggacacGGAGCCTAGAACAGGCATGCAGCTCGAGGCCCCAAACCAGGCTTTGCCAGAAGAGCTGTCCACTCTGCTTGGGAAGTGTGAACAACTGGAGAAGAGCAAATGTCAGCTGCAAGAAGAGGTGACAAAACTCCACCATCATTTGGAGACTTTGGTGCTGGATGGCAGCCAAAGAGAACAATGTAAAAGAGAGGTGGCAGAACGAGCTGACCAGGAAAGAAGTCCAAAGCTACAAGATGTCAGCCTCGTTTTGCAA gcacaggcagcccaCCAGGCCCCACTAGGACAAACCAGAGACAGTCATTGTGATTCCATGCGAATCCGGTTGGAAGAAAGAATTAGAAATCTGGAAAGTGAATTGGAGAgggtcaaaaaaacccaaaaagagaGTGCTTCTCGTAAAGAAACAACgcagggagagatggaaagGTACAAAGAGCTGTATGTGGAGGAAGTGAAAACCAGAAGATGCCTGGCCAAGAAACTGGAAAG GCTGGAAAAGCTTCTGAGGATAGAGAGGAGGAAACTCTGGGttaatgaagagaaagaaagtcaGTCCCAgctggaagaaatgaagaagagaTATTCTGAAAAGGTCAAGGAAGTTGATGGATTCCAAAGAGAG gTTGCTGaactttcccagcagctggacagGGAACGTGAACAGTGCACGCAGCTGGAGGCCAAAAATCAGGCTTTGCAAGAAGAGCTGTCTACCCTGCGTGGGAAGTGCGAGAACCTGGCGATGGACAAATGCCAGCTGCAAGAAGAGCTGGCAAAACTGCAGCATCATTTGGAGACCAATGTGGTGGATCGCAGCCAACTAGAACAGTGTAAAAGAGAGGTGGAAGAACAAGCAGACCAGGAAATAAGACAAAAACTCCAGGAAGTCAATGAGTTTTTGCAA gcacaggcgGCCTACCAGGACACATTAGAAGAAATCAGAACCAGTCATGTGGACTCCCTGAAAAACCAGTTAGAAGACAGAATTAGAGATCTGGAACGTgcactgggaaggagaaaaagcaacCAACCAGAAAGACCTTTTCAAAAGGAATCCACCCAGGCAGAAGTGGACAAGTACAAAGAGCTGTATCTGGTGGaagccaaaaccagaaaaagcctCACCAAGAAACTGGAAAG AGCTAATGAGAGACTTGCAGAGGCCAACACCAAGCTCTTTTTGGAGCGCCACAGAAGCAAATCTGCAGTCCCAAGCAGCGCTGTCAGCGGACACCTGGCTGCAAGTCCACTTCTGGATTCACCTGGCCTGGGACATCTTGGCATCAGTTTGGGACTGAGCAGAAGTCTGGGTCTCAGAACAGCACCCAGACACCTGTGGTAA
- the LOC116779923 gene encoding zinc finger protein 239-like: protein MLLLFLLLCLCPLLLPPLHPPSQELAGPELRTEGTEDKSPRQSLVGEAVLKGSTAQEGSGEEKARRSLRRRGSKASLGCSEEERPSLCREGGRSLSQSSKLVVQERVSAVEKTYKCPSCGKSFCNSSNLLAHQRVHTGERPYECAECGKTFIYGSHLFTHRRVHTGERPYKCLECGKGFSVSSRLIRHQQIHISGICWWRIRGQQPYICGECKKSFRDSSGLIAHQRVHTGEKPYKCGECGKSFSVKSNLTQHQKTHTGEWPYQCLECGKRSRSSSDLLKHQRTHTDERPFRCTDCGKGFKRNYTLVNHRRIHSGERPYKCGECGKSFTHSSALTTHQRTHQ from the coding sequence gccccgagctGAGGACGGAGGGCacggaggacaaatccccccggcagagcctggtgggagaggctgttttgaagggctccacggcacaggaaggcagcggggaggaaaaggcCCGGAGATCCCTCAGgaggaggggctccaaagccagcctagggtgctctgaggaggaaagaccCAGCCTGTGCCGGGAAGGCGGCCGGAGCTTGAGCCAGAGCTCCAAGCTGGTGGTGCAGGAGCGCGTCAGTGCCGTGGAGAAGACCTACAAGTGCCCcagctgtgggaagagcttctGCAACAGCTCCAACCTCCTTGCCCACCAGCGTgtccacactggggaacggccctacgAGTGTGCGGAGTGTGGGAAGACCTTCATCTATGGCTCCCACCTCTTCACCCACCGCCGGGTGCACACgggggaacggccctacaagtgcttggaatgcGGGAAGGGCTTCAGTGTCAGCTCCCGCCTGATCCGCCACCAGCAGATCCACATATCTGGGATCTGCTGGTGGCGGATCAGGGGGCAGCAGCCCTACATATGTGGGGAATGCAAGAAAAGCTTTAGAGACAGCTCCGGCCTCATTGCCCACCAGCGTGTGCACACAGGGGAGAAGCCCTACAAGTGTGgagagtgtgggaagagcttcagcgTCAAATCTAACCTGACCCAGCACCAGAAGACCCACACGGGGGAATGGCCCTACCAATGTCTCGAGTGTGGGAAGAGGTCTCGGAGCAGCTCAGATCTCCTCAAGCACCAGCGGACACACACGGATGAGAGGCCCTTCCGCTGCACCGACTGTGGGAAGGGCTTCAAACGCAACTACACCCTCGTCAACCACCGGCGCATCCACAGCggggagaggccctacaagtgtggggagtgtgggaagagcttcacccacagctctgccttgacCACACACCAACGGACCCACCAGTAA
- the LOC116779936 gene encoding ankyrin repeat domain-containing protein 26-like isoform X2, with translation MPWLLSKKRRQSPSSSPSGQPWAATSSSSASQLREQGLGRLHRAAARGDLGWLRRWRWYVKVVGIDRPDQEMRTPLHLASANGHADVVRYLLRKNSQPNLADSFKRTPLMKAVQQEQEECVAVLLEHGADPNLADADGNTALHLAVLSKNTAVAGLLLEHHAKSDAQNQWGFTPFQLAALQQHEEILECLVNKAADRPAQGQGERSALVVPGSHEAHLEEDNLRLQEELDRADVEEEEEKHLQSEHCVPDLKTVLDDKEREAITSSQKLQDLLLASCETNPTVNQLEEDAQHFASENSRLEATVQQPSNGVEALPRALQASASGGELSQQLDTEPRTGMQLEAPNQALPEELSTLLGKCEQLEKSKCQLQEEVTKLHHHLETLVLDGSQREQCKREVAERADQERSPKLQDVSLVLQAQAAHQAPLGQTRDSHCDSMRIRLEERIRNLESELERVKKTQKESASRKETTQGEMERYKELYVEEVKTRRCLAKKLERLEKLLRIERRKLWVNEEKESQSQLEEMKKRYSEKVKEVDGFQREVAELSQQLDREREQCTQLEAKNQALQEELSTLRGKCENLAMDKCQLQEELAKLQHHLETNVVDRSQLEQCKREVEEQADQEIRQKLQEVNEFLQAQAAYQDTLEEIRTSHVDSLKNQLEDRIRDLERALGRRKSNQPERPFQKESTQAEVDKYKELYLVEAKTRKSLTKKLERANERLAEANTKLFLERHRSKSAVPSSAVSGHLAASPLLDSPGLGHLGISLGLSRSLGLRTAPRHLW, from the exons ATGCCGTGGCTTCTGAGCAAGAAGCGACGGCAGTcgccctccagcagccccagtgggcagccctgggctgccaccagctccagcagtgcctccCAGCTCCGGGAGCAGGGGTTGGGCAGGCTGCACCGCGCGGCCGCCCGCGGCGACCTGGGCTGGCTGAGGCGCTGGCGCTGGTACGTCAAGGTAGTCGGCATCGACAGGCCAGACCAGGAGATGCG gaCACCTCTGCATCTGGCTTCAGCCAATGGCCATGCAGATGTCGTGAGATATCTGCTAAGAAAGAACAGCCAGCCCAACCTCGCTGACAGCTTCAAGAGAACACCACTGATGAAG GCagtccagcaggagcaggaggaatgtGTTGCTGTTCTGCTGGAACACGGTGCCGACCCCAATCTGGCAGACGCTGACGGCAACACTGCCCTTCACCTGGCTGTCCTGTCTAAAAACACAGCTGTAGCAGGGCTGTTACTGGAGCATCATGCCAAGAGTGATGCTCAGAACCAG tGGGGATTTACCCCCTTCCAACTTGCAGCCTTGCAACAGCATGAGGAGATTCTGGAGTGCCTTGTGAACAAAGCAGCTGACAGGCCTGCTCAAGGCCAGGGGGAAAG GAGTGCTCTTGTGGTTCCTGGAAGCCATGAGGCTCACCTGGAGGAAGATAATCTGCGcttgcaggaggagctggacaGGGCTGACGTGGAG gaggaggaagaaaagcatcttCAGTCTGAGCATTGTGTTCCTGACTTGAAGACTGTCTTGGATGACAAGGAAAGAGAGGCAATAACTTCCTCCCAGAAACTTCAGGACCTCCTGTTGGCATCTTGTGAGACCAATCCGACTGTAAACCAACTGGAAGAAGATGCACAACA CTTTGCAAGTGAGAACAGCAGATTGGAAGCCACTGTCCAGCAGCCAAGCAATGGCGTTGAAGCCCTTCCGAGAGCCCTGCAAGCCTCTGCCTCA GGTGGTGaactttcccagcagctggacacGGAGCCTAGAACAGGCATGCAGCTCGAGGCCCCAAACCAGGCTTTGCCAGAAGAGCTGTCCACTCTGCTTGGGAAGTGTGAACAACTGGAGAAGAGCAAATGTCAGCTGCAAGAAGAGGTGACAAAACTCCACCATCATTTGGAGACTTTGGTGCTGGATGGCAGCCAAAGAGAACAATGTAAAAGAGAGGTGGCAGAACGAGCTGACCAGGAAAGAAGTCCAAAGCTACAAGATGTCAGCCTCGTTTTGCAA gcacaggcagcccaCCAGGCCCCACTAGGACAAACCAGAGACAGTCATTGTGATTCCATGCGAATCCGGTTGGAAGAAAGAATTAGAAATCTGGAAAGTGAATTGGAGAgggtcaaaaaaacccaaaaagagaGTGCTTCTCGTAAAGAAACAACgcagggagagatggaaagGTACAAAGAGCTGTATGTGGAGGAAGTGAAAACCAGAAGATGCCTGGCCAAGAAACTGGAAAG GCTGGAAAAGCTTCTGAGGATAGAGAGGAGGAAACTCTGGGttaatgaagagaaagaaagtcaGTCCCAgctggaagaaatgaagaagagaTATTCTGAAAAGGTCAAGGAAGTTGATGGATTCCAAAGAGAG gTTGCTGaactttcccagcagctggacagGGAACGTGAACAGTGCACGCAGCTGGAGGCCAAAAATCAGGCTTTGCAAGAAGAGCTGTCTACCCTGCGTGGGAAGTGCGAGAACCTGGCGATGGACAAATGCCAGCTGCAAGAAGAGCTGGCAAAACTGCAGCATCATTTGGAGACCAATGTGGTGGATCGCAGCCAACTAGAACAGTGTAAAAGAGAGGTGGAAGAACAAGCAGACCAGGAAATAAGACAAAAACTCCAGGAAGTCAATGAGTTTTTGCAA gcacaggcgGCCTACCAGGACACATTAGAAGAAATCAGAACCAGTCATGTGGACTCCCTGAAAAACCAGTTAGAAGACAGAATTAGAGATCTGGAACGTgcactgggaaggagaaaaagcaacCAACCAGAAAGACCTTTTCAAAAGGAATCCACCCAGGCAGAAGTGGACAAGTACAAAGAGCTGTATCTGGTGGaagccaaaaccagaaaaagcctCACCAAGAAACTGGAAAG AGCTAATGAGAGACTTGCAGAGGCCAACACCAAGCTCTTTTTGGAGCGCCACAGAAGCAAATCTGCAGTCCCAAGCAGCGCTGTCAGCGGACACCTGGCTGCAAGTCCACTTCTGGATTCACCTGGCCTGGGACATCTTGGCATCAGTTTGGGACTGAGCAGAAGTCTGGGTCTCAGAACAGCACCCAGACACCTGTGGTAA